CCAACCACGCACTTTGGGCTCtcttttctcttctaatggatCTAGCAGGACACAGAAGTTATTAACACACAAAATTGGCTACACCAGCTCACATAAACTTGGTGGATTTTCTGAGAGTTTATATTCATTCCCCTCCAATGATATCATGTCAAAAGGGACATGTTCAGTTGATGATGCATCTTCTGTGGTTGATGCTCCGGAGACGTCTGAATCGGCTAGTTCATCTGGTCACAGCctagaaacaaagaacaaaagttTGGTTAGAAGAGATAAACAGCATCAAGATAAGGCTCGTGCTTGGTCCTTTAATGGTTATGCAGATTCCTCTGAAGTTACTGTGTCAAACGGAGAAATGGCTGGAGCAACAAAGTCAAGTGAACCCCAACAAACATGTCAGGGTCAAGGGAAGGcaaacacaactactcaatGTGTTACAAGCAGCAGCACATCAGAAGTAACCAAATCCACAATAAAGCCTAAGATCCTTCTTGTTGAAGATAACAAGATTAATGTCATGGTGACACAGTCCATGATGAAGCAATTAGGCCATAGCATAGATGTTGTGAACAATGGAGTGGAAGCAGTACGTGCAGTTCAGCGCCACACTTATGACCTGATTCTGATGGTAATTTCTAGGGATCTCAGAATGCTATCTTGTAGCAATTTTGCCATACAAATCTGAGCTTGGTATAAGTTCTACTAATCATTTGGTACTTGCACTTCACAGGATGTCTGCATGCCAGTTATGGATGGTCTTCAAGCAACAAAACTGATTCGGACTTTTGAGGAAACAGGCAATTGTGATGCTGCAAGAAGTGCTGGAATTGAGGAAAGTCTACCAGATCAAGATTATGAATGTTATGTACCATTTACAAAGCGGGTCCCCATTGTTGCGGTAAGTACTTACTACTTTGTCTCCTGTAATTCCTTCTAGTGTGACTACTCTTTATCTAGACTATAATCCTGAACATGCACGTTAACTTCTATAAGTATATCAGCAAAAGGATGAGTAGCAACACATTTCTAACATACTCTTTTCTGTTGTTTCAAATTTATTGTAAActacaaaatcatgaatttgGCTCGTTAAATAAGAAAAGTAACCCACAAAATTATGATTTCCTATAGATTTCAGCCAATGATAAAAAGTATGTTCAAAAGAGTGTATTAGAGATTGTGTTCTTACTTGTTATTAGTATTTCTCATGTCAGCAAATAACTTTCATGTGTAAGTTGtatattcaattaattatacagGTATTATTAgactattacaaaaatatttccatCCTTAATAGTTTCTTCAGAAGCCTTGATTTTCCTGCTTGTTCAATTTTGCTAATAAGTTCCTATGGACTAATTCAAATTCTGCTCGTTACCAAATAGTTACTTTTGGTCAAAACTAATGCTAAACAATCTTTTGGCTGGTTTCAATTTAATATTGGAATAAATTTCCTCTTCTACAAAAGTAATTTTGAGAAGTAAATGATAATTGTCTTCATATCTCATCTTAATGCAGATGACAGCAAATGCTTTGTCAGAGAGTGCTGAAGAGTGTTTTGCAAATGGTATGGACTCATTTGTGTCAAAACCTGTGACTTTCCAAAAACTTAAAGAATGTATTGAACAATACCTTGTAAATTTCAGCTAGTGTATACaagaacatataaaataaaagcctAGGAAAGTTTTGTAATGAATGCATGATGTTCTCCAACTTTGTTATTGCCTACCTTAGGTTGTATAGatctacaatatttttttcatctcctCAAATTTTTCAGTATATATTTATGAAGGGAGTGCAGGAATCTCctctaataattaataactagtACCTAGgattatatataatgattagTTATTTGTATACTAATTACTAATCTCAGAGTGATACACTAAATTTAATTAGGAGACATTTTTAAAAGTTTCTAAAATGTTATTTCAACAACCTATTATATAAATCCACAAGTTAAAAATGACACCTATTTGGTTAATTAAGTGTATATATAAGaagatttaatcttttttacgaatatttttaacttattataataaaacttaTCAAATTAATTGCAACAAACTTATTAATGATTAGTACTTACCATATAAGCTAAGTTCttaaatacttaattatttgttcacacaaattaaaacattcatagtataaaaataatatagttgaTTCCAACTattttgagtttgaattttgaaatataactaTGTTCAATAGTTGAAGATTATCATCTATAATAATCTTATTCAACTTGAGCATGATTTACTTctataaaagatatatattttttatttttataatacacgttttaaaaaaattatatcaaattaaagtaatattttcctttttatagctattaattcaatgaagtttttaatttatcttgttttttaataactgataacttaaatttatttaatcgacatttataatttaattttaaatatttatattttctgataagtagatatttataatttttaaatatttaaatgtctTTCGTCGTCTCATCACctcatttaattatgatttttaatttagctcttaatttttttaattttcaaattatatataattattacctttttattgaaaatataaatacatatgaaaataaacattttcatgtttcattattttaaaaatcaatgcaAAATGTAATAATAAGACATGTGTATTAACAACAATGCAACCAGTTAGattattcaaaatcattttataatatcataGTTAAACGTCCtaatctttcatttcttttatttgtatgACAAGATGAGAATTATCCTATAGATGCCATATTCATGGTGGTTTAAAATGTAAATCATAgtattcattcatttttatgtaaaatgagaatgaaaaattaaaaatattctttctcAAAATATGGACAAATGAAAGTTGATTTCTAAAGTAATAGATTAATAGTTAAttgcaataaataattataattattatatacaaattaaagacAAGTGTttcttatcataatttaaacTGACTCTCCCCACTACGATCGTCCCAcatattattgttaattaatattaatatcaatATTCAATAGCATCCCCAAACTTGGATCAATGTGTTAGAACAGTAACAACATTTAATTATGCCATTATTACCATCTATGTCCTCTGAAAAACTTCAACTTGAGCATCATTTACTTCTATAAAagatatatgttttttatttttataatacacgttttaaaaaaattatttcaaattaaagtaatattttcctttttataattatttattcaatgaagtttttaatttatcttgtttttttataactgataacttaaatttatttaatcgacatttataatttaatttcatacaAATGAAGGTTTGAGTCTCATGATCTAAGTGGCGAAACTTGCATGCCCAGCAGACTCAGTttaacaactaataaaaaaaattcttgatgtattgtgaaattaaaaaaattggaaaggtAGATCTATGGCTACATGCACGCACGCACTTTCAGATTTTATTCTTTCAAGGATTTGGTATGGAGAAATATTCTCAGTTTAACAATAATTGTAAAACACGGATATTCAGAAGCAAATCGCCCCAAATTAGATTTAcccagaaaacaaaaagaaagataattcTAGTTTGATTTATTCTGACTGTAACGTTGTATTCCATAGGCGTCAATGATCCCCGGGGGAAATACAGGATCAGTAGCAGCTCTAACAGCAACTTTTGCCACCGCAGTAACATTGACAGGAGGTGTCAACAGAGGCCCAACAAGCGGGATCTGGTTCAATGGTTTAGCAACTTGGAGAACCTACAACACTCAAGTGaattacagtaaaaaaaaaccatagGAAACGACAAATTTTTAAGCTGATATTCAGGACAAATTTTTAAGCattcaaacaaaaaactaataaaagtaaaatgagCTATGCCATGAATGTATACCGCAAACAAACACATACTCAAGAAAAGTCAGAACTTTGATTGCCGGGAAGAGAAATTCAAACTTCAATTTCAGGACACTTGCACCcaaaaccaatcaatcaactGGTAAACAGTTTAGACAACCATAATTGAACAGAAAATCCCTAATCCCCTctataaactaataataaatatgaagaaTGAATAGATGGGGAAAACATTACAGATACATATATTGGGCTTAGTCAGGTTATATACAAAAACTAATGTCAATTCATTAAAGGAGCTAAGTTATTTGCAAATCTGGATGGAAAAAACTAATGTCAATGTCATATTAGAGAGTCACATCAAATTACCATTTCCAATGGAGATCCAACTACACCAAGGGGTATCTTCATACTCCCAAAACTTCGAGTCCCATAAATAAATCCTGGCCTCAGAATTACTCCTGAAAAAGGTATGTGATAGTCCAATCATGTATGAGCATAATACTCCATAATTCCAAGAATGAGTTACTTCACTTTTTTGTCATTGTTAGATGGAAAACTTAACTTTCTTCATCCCTTGTAGTATGGAAACATCTTTGCAATAGTTAGTAAAGAGAGATTAAAAAACAAGCGAAATGAACAGTGTCACCTATTATCAACTAGGATAGCAAACACATTACAAgtcaaaagataaaatttaccaACTTCTAAAACTAGCCTAGATTTAATTCAGACCTCCTTGGAATCAATGTAAGAGACTGAATACGTACCTCCAAATGGAAATCTGGTCAGAAGCTCTGTTTCAGCAGCTCTCTGCATCAATTAAGCCACTATATAAAAATTTCACGAGattataatagaaaatatttcagTGTCaactttacaattttttatttcatagaaGTAGAAGCATGTATACATGATAAAGATTGCAGCCCAAAGAGAGAGAATTCAGAACATCACAAAGACAATAACTGATGACTGAAGAAGTTAATTATAACTATTAGCAGTGACAAGAAGAAAACTGGCCAATCACATATTGAATACTGCAAATTTTAAATGACTAACAAGTCAAAACTATTGAAGAGTTAATGTACCCACAAGATGTTAAA
The window above is part of the Glycine max cultivar Williams 82 unplaced genomic scaffold, Glycine_max_v4.0 scaffold_138, whole genome shotgun sequence genome. Proteins encoded here:
- the LOC106797924 gene encoding uncharacterized protein At1g32220, chloroplastic — translated: MQRAAETELLTRFPFGGVILRPGFIYGTRSFGSMKIPLGVVGSPLEMVLQVAKPLNQIPLVGPLLTPPVNVTAVAKVAVRAATDPVFPPGIIDAYGIQRYSQNKSN